A window from Podospora bellae-mahoneyi strain CBS 112042 chromosome 1 map unlocalized CBS112042p_1, whole genome shotgun sequence encodes these proteins:
- a CDS encoding uncharacterized protein (EggNog:ENOG503P4GX; COG:S), giving the protein MCCLPGNLPEPACQSPVKGYVVVATLSTCFSTMPAITSSGARPELAGGGSSAPVLEFLCLFTHDLQRKQKRWQDGRLKYHTFNKRVMVYDDRGNSVGDMHWQRDWDFDEGEEIKLDRGGVIVQVQECVGRQNQDLTDLLDKRAKEKEERQSRTAARMAPAAFGLRTPAIPSRVYPAQIAGPRSHHRRLDQALTPTGHHGRALVPTESPFEQRQRDRETPDANKETSLAKRRKHDDAPPSKLGYAQSLFGAPLTLSAVPMSSAPVRRPAASATRMHSGPASSQENDSPAGEPEERESHPSKRRKRDDTPPSKMGYSQSLFGATLNLSAVPMSSAPALRRTTSVALGHTEPPSSPERGPQPQEPTSGVQEIPVNPSVRAGLSRSTVTAPLLKTRLPPLGSASKPAAKNEAVKARARQRDVAVEFPAEDTRMNSDTGDSDLSATRNRNAAKYIDRGQIRGQKVAPKPKKPPPVVILDHDDDDDDDDDDDVEGGEDDTNLHDKNQAPIQDKDIGESRTLPRNMPKQRSKKPTAKTPFTNAAPATKQARSSKSTRNSKTKKAQDTDSKLGFEDERAPEGLGLNMPPEGPRAQLRIQPRQKRGLLVSDEKGNKSKKPKVRHAQSHAELEYDGEPFVPNPAPMTMSEEDDSFASFVDAPQEAQTVPKPKTPPLLRDVHSLGARHESLANSQASNEEQPSNIRANDDPSLDSNNTFSVPPPAASKTNMMGANDEGTAGLYGAERSRKRSPGQQRTADLVKDTTQDRGNTVQPPELPRAPTGPIAEPQTSPRYLQDKMTDEEDVSVRPRARLPRKKVTLALDESDNDSLPTRKTKKRMTMALDESDDERPASCQSTRRDISVSEESAGEKRPMRRSNRRTAKAFVGSDNERPPTRQTRSNTTVAVSEESDSEELPQVPVAPRLARLRKSVKSREVIGFIPSSSPVMEVATVAEPRPAPIPISFPAPTPAPLPSSLPPLSPIPGLMDTPPGLEANDMSSLGYSNGPKAPAPGTGIPEPEPVTVPVVQSLQTSRVLPLLPAFESTTDVPSAVRRDNLQPTITSRETPAKESAQAPTPAHLEQSICDFPSGEPPHHHLASAPGADKAGQSAVAHQQTMPTLDTSSTFVWMRPVSAKGPNLIAEEAEGVPGSHEAVSHQEVHENLIAVPRDVGVSLVASNNPNDQAPQVPPAAPTRPKIANPATRGRKAALKSHAAGQVPQSILPLEPAPVRLTVRPPETARAGAAAGGRPRYKMQLPGFTSAKETAKDSGVDVGPWSREAHDLFGSGRPSEA; this is encoded by the coding sequence ATGTGCTGTCTACCTGGCAATTTACCAGAACCAGCCTGTCAGTCACCAGTCAAAGGCTATGTGGTAGTAGCGACCCTCTCGACATGCTTTTCGACAATGCCCGCCATCACTTCGTCGGGAGCCAGGCCAGAGCTCGCCGGCGGTGGGAGCAGCGCCCCGGTGTTGGAATTCCTCTGTCTCTTCACCCACGACTTgcaaaggaaacaaaaacgATGGCAAGATGGACGCCTCAAGTATCATACCTTCAACAAGCGGGTCATGGTGTACGATGACCGGGGAAACTCTGTGGGCGACATGCACTGGCAGCGAGACTGGGACTttgacgagggcgaggagatcAAGCTGGATCGGGGAGGGGTCATTGTGCAGGTTCAGGAGTGCGTTGGACGTCAAAACCAGGATTTGACTGATCTGTTGGACAAAAGagcaaaggaaaaggaggaacGTCAAAGCCGtacggcggcgaggatggctCCTGCGGCTTTTGGACTACGCACGCCAGCAATTCCATCAAGGGTATATCCAGCTCAAATTGCCGGTCCCCGATCCCATCACAGGCGTCTTGACCAGGCCCTGACTCCGACGGGCCACCATGGCCGAGCTCTCGTGCCGACTGAATCACCTTTTGAGCAGCGTCAGCGAGACCGGGAGACTCCTGATGCCAACAAGGAGACTTCCTTGGCGAAAAGGAGGAAACACGACGATGCGCCCCCGAGCAAGCTAGGCTACGCCCAGAGTTTGTTTGGTGCTCCCCTCACTCTCTCGGCGGTACCCATGAGCTCAGCCCCTGTCCGGCGGCCTGCGGCATCAGCGACGCGGATGCATTCTGGCCCTGCGTCCTCCCAAGAAAATGATTCACCGGCGGGCGAGCCCGAAGAGCGGGAATCCCACCCGTCAAAGAGGAGAAAACGCGATGACACGCCGCCTAGTAAGATGGGGTATTCCCAGAGTCTGTTTGGCGCCACCCTCAACTTATCAGCTGTCCCTATGAGTTCTGCCCCGGCTCTCCGACGAACTACATCGGTGGCACTCGGGCATACagaaccaccctcctctccagaaCGTGGGCCACAGCCACAAGAACCGACCAGTGGGGTCCAGGAGATTCCAGTTAACCCTTCTGTACGAGCTGGTCTTTCACGGTCTACTGTAACAGCGCCTCTCTTGAAGACTCGTTTACCGCCCTTGGGAAGCGCCTCGAAACCTGCAGCAAAAAACGAGGCTGTTAAAGCCCGCGCAAGACAGAGAGATGTTGCGGTTGAGTTTCCGGCGGAGGATACTCGCATGAATTCTGATACCGGGGACAGTGATTTATCTGCGACGAGGAACCGAAACGCAGCGAAATATATCGACAGAGGTCAGATCCGTGGCCAGAAAGTTGCACCAAAGCCGAAAAAGCCACCTCCGGTGGTAATTCTTGATcacgatgatgatgatgatgatgatgatgatgacgatgtggagggcggagaggatgacACGAATCTCCACGACAAGAACCAGGCGCCTATACAGGACAAAGATATTGGAGAAAGTCGCACGCTTCCCAGGAACATGCCCAAACAACGTTCCAAGAAGCCCACGGCCAAGACGCCCTTCACAAATGCAGCCCCTGCCACGAAACAAGCGAGATCATCGAAGAGCACAAGGaacagcaaaacaaaaaaagccCAGGACACTGACTCTAAACTCGGATTCGAAGATGAAAGAGCACCCGAGGGTCTTGGACTTAATATGCCACCTGAAGGGCCAAGGGCACAGTTGCGTATCCAACCACGCCAGAAGCGTGGCCTGCTTGTGTCTGATGAGAAAGGAAACAAGTCCAAAAAGCCCAAAGTACGCCATGCTCAATCCCATGCCGAGTTGGAATACGATGGAGAGCCTTTTGTTCCAAATCCAGCGCCTATGACCATGTCAGAGGAGGACGATTCGTTTGCGTCCTTTGTCGATGCTCCACAAGAGGCACAGACAGtccccaagcccaaaacACCGCCTCTCCTGCGAGATGTACATAGCTTGGGAGCCAGACACGAGAGCCTGGCAAATTCTCAGGCCAGTAATGAGGAACAGCCATCAAACATTCGGGCCAATGATGACCCATCTCTGGACTCTAACAACACTTTCTCCGTTCCTCCCCCTGCCGCTTCAAAAACCAATATGATGGGAGCCAATGACGAGGGCACTGCAGGCCTTTACGGCGCTGAACGCTCAAGAAAGAGATCACCAGGTCAGCAAAGGACGGCTGATTTGGTCAAAGATACCACCCAGGATCGAGGGAACACCGTTCAACCTCCGGAGTTGCCGCGAGCCCCGACAGGACCGATCGCTGAACCGCAAACCAGCCCCAGGTATCTGCAAGACAAAATGACAGATGAAGAGGACGTCAGCGTGAGGCCTCGAGCTCGTCTACCCAGGAAAAAGGTGACATTGGCACTGGATGAAAGTGACAATGACAGCCTGCCAACTCGCAAAACTAAGAAGCGAATGACAATGGCATTAGACGAAAGCGATGATGAAAGGCCAGCAAGCTGCCAGAGCACCAGGCGAGATATATCGGTATCAGAAGAGAGTGCCGGTGAGAAGAGGCCAATGCGCCGCAGTAACAGACGCACAGCGAAAGCATTTGTTGGAAGCGATAATGAACGCCCGCCCACACGTCAGACCAGGAGCAACACAACAGTAGCAGTTTCGGAAGAGAGCGACAGCGAGGAGCTTCCCCAAGTCCCTGTGGCTCCAAGGCTAGCCAGACTCAGGAAGAGTGTCAAAAGCAGGGAAGTCATTGGCTTCATACCGTCGAGTTCCCCCGTCATGGAGGTGGCTACCGTAGCAGAGCCTCGGCCAGCCCCTATTCCGAtttcttttccagctcctACCCCAGCTCCTCTGCCCTCTTCTTTGCCACCTCTTTCTCCAATTCCCGGTTTGATGGACACACCCCCAGGTCTAGAGGCCAACGACATGAGCTCTCTGGGCTATTCCAATGGCCCGAAGGCTCCCGCGCCAGGAACAGGCATCCCCGAACCAGAGCCCGTAACTGTGCCAGTCGTACAAAGTCTACAAACCAGCAGGGTGTTGCCCCTTTTGCCCGCCTTCGAGTCAACAACAGACGTACCTTCGGCTGTTCGACGGGACAATTTACAACCTACCATCACAAGCCGGGAAACACCGGCCAAGGAGTCTGCCCAAGCTCCCACGCCAGCCCACCTCGAACAATCTATCTGCGATTTCCCGAGTGGCGAGCccccgcaccaccacctcgcttCTGCTCCGGGGGCAGATAAGGCTGGGCAGTCTGCAGTTGCTCATCAGCAGACGATGCCAACGCTCGACACGAGCTCGACTTTTGTATGGATGCGACCAGTTTCTGCCAAGGGACCGAATTTGATTGCAGAGGAAGCGGAGGGTGTCCCAGGGTCACACGAAGCCGTCAGTCATCAAGAGGTGCATGAGAACCTAATTGCCGTCCCGCGGGATGTTGGGGTTTCTCTGGTTGCATCAAATAACCCCAACGATCAAGCACCGCAGGTTCCACCTGCTGCTCCTACTAGACCGAAAATCGCAAACCCGGCCACTCGCGGCCGTAAGGCTGCCCTCAAGTCACACGCTGCTGGTCAAGTTCCCCAATCTATTCTACCGTTGGAACCTGCCCCTGTACGGCTGACTGTGCGGCCACCTGAGACAGCACGGGCCGGAGCAGCCGCTGGCGGGCGCCCTAGATATAAGATGCAGCTACCGGGCTTTACCTCGGCGAAGGAGACAGCAAAGGACTCTGGGGTGGATGTCGGGCCTTGGAGCAGGGAGGCCCATGACCTCTTCGGGAGTGGCCGACCTTCTGAGGCTTAG
- a CDS encoding uncharacterized protein (EggNog:ENOG503P2WC; COG:S), whose amino-acid sequence MAPISPPSSNPTQNNTQDEMGLEDVHSRPRPRPRPQRSPSELTRLRVQNRRREYLSRNPSYFDRPDHELSDPLLHDHLIRRFLTPREREADSKSKGYARVLEGSLLRGEERLAKLSWEKPAGDEIGENGAAAAAGVSQAGRGRGGKVEAAGTSFTSFSAELLPPPETKEEGEERWREFLRDRFVRGEDEDFEYDEVDDRDELDELERREREEEWIEGEEPGWADSEGEGGGRVLTGETGVQDF is encoded by the coding sequence ATGGCCCcgatatcaccaccatcaagcaaCCCCACTCAGAACAATACCCAAGATGAAATGGGACTAGAAGATGTCCACTCCCGACCCCGACCCCGCCCCCGACCCCAAAGATCCCCATCCGAGCTCACCCGCCTCAGAGTCCAAAACCGCCGGCGGGAGTACCTGAGCAGAAACCCGTCCTATTTCGACCGGCCAGACCACGAGCTCTCggaccccctcctccacgaccaccTGATCCGCcgcttcctcaccccccgGGAGCGGGAAGCAGACTCCAAGTCCAAAGGGTACGCCCGCGTCCTCGAGGGGTCCCTCCTTCGGGGCGAGGAACGGTTGGCAAAGCTCTCGTGGGAGAAACCGGCCGGGGATGAAATCGGGGAGAacggggcggcggcggcggcgggtgtgTCGCAggctgggagagggagggggggcaaggTAGAAGCCGCGGGGACGAGCTTCACCTCCTTCAGCGCCGAGTTGCTACCCCCGCCGGAGAcaaaagaggagggggaggagaggtggagggagttTCTAAGGGATCGGTTCGtgaggggtgaggatgaggattttGAGTACGACGAGGTCGACGACAGGGAcgagcttgacgagctggagcggagggagagggaggaggagtggatcgagggggaggaacCGGGGTGGGCTGACAgtgagggtgaaggaggggggagggtgctgacgggggagacgggggtgcAGGACTTTTAA
- the SEC2 gene encoding rab guanine nucleotide exchange factor S2 (COG:U; EggNog:ENOG503NZEU), with translation MTADIARSVPSTPQPQRLFSPQEHDDENDLSTIPDPRSRAMSPADPETMAAPHHPDLDQEVATLSTKLINAINHQTTLDDNLSATRLELEKAREQVRQLEVQVAEQREMLAGDVWVRRKTVEAEKSHLLARVAEEKRARADVEQQKKKIEQELENLTAALFEEANKMVISAKEEARREQEVLQRKNDQLKSQLADTEAILRSQQEQLVQLKNVMEQMTAANEEQAPPTCPSSPTFSKFEDCDGPATVNHPHHTHSQSLPATLSPSYPTSFTQLLHPVLRTDLAAFRDFKDLVQTSKRLSSQRTPSNASNSGLVSLGLGLGSVASHVTAGNLSSTSLATNATAGSPATSPQTPNTPASTVSTTSSAAAPVLPHLKETKFYKRVLTEDIEPTLRLDSAPGLSWLARRSVLTAMTEGTLVVEPAPSTTTGRFGRIMRPELIPCSLCGEQRTEEQYLRTHRFRTSESDSAQNAYPLCKYCLGRVRSTCDFLGFLRIVKDGHWRAEDEDAERAAWEESVRLRDQMFWSRIGGGVVPGGHVHRGVSSVAPSIRGERSPRPSHEISEKFADVPEVPEPVDAAKELPKTPEQRPADETLPVPQAPPALDKVEEVDDDKTPPAVVEDDSKTPPAAIKDEKPAPAVEESQIPPPALDEPVQSLKPQPSVQQVEVKPLSLTIP, from the coding sequence ATGACCGCCGACATTGCCCGTTCTGTTCCCTCTACGCCCCAGCCGCAGCGACTCTTCTCACCCCAAGAACATGATGACGAGAATGACTTGAGCACCATCCCCGACCCTAGGAGCAGGGCGATGAGCCCTGCAGACCCCGAAACCATGGCCgccccccaccatcccgaTCTCGACCAGGAGGTCGCAACTTTGAGCACCAAgctcatcaacgccatcaaccaccagaCGACTTTGGACGATAATCTCTCTGCGACGAGGTTGGAATTGGAAAAGGCCCGCGAGCAGGTTCGGCAGTTGGAAGTCCAGGTGGCCGAGCAGAGGGAGATGCTGGCAGGGGACGTTTGGGTTCGAAGGAAAACCGTCGAGGCCGAAAAGAGCCATCTTCTGGCGCgtgtggcggaggagaagcggGCGCGTGCCGACGTGGAAcagcagaaaaagaagattGAGCAGGAACTGGAGAACTTGACGGCTGCTCTCTTTGAAGAGGCTAACAAGATGGTTATCTCGGCCAAAGAGGAGGCTCGAAGAGAACAGGAAGTCCTTCAGCGCAAGAATGATCAGCTGAAATCCCAGCTTGCCGACACGGAAGCCATTCTTAGGTCGCAACAGGAACAGCTGGTCCAGCTGAAGAACGTTATGGAGCAGATGACGGCAGCGAATGAGGAGCAGGCTCCCCCTACCTGCCCATCGTCACCGACCTTCAGCAAATTCGAGGACTGCGATGGTCCCGCTACCGTGAACCACCCGCACCACACCCATAGTCAGAGTCTCCCGGCTACGCTTTCGCCGTCATACCCAACCAGCTTCACGCAGCTGCTACACCCGGTCCTTCGCACAGACTTGGCGGCATTCCGGGATTTCAAGGATCTTGTCCAAACATCGAAGCGGCTCTCGTCCCAGCGCACTCCTTCGAATGCTTCAAACTCTGGATTGGTCTCACTTGGGCTCGGTCTCGGGTCTGTGGCGTCCCATGTCACGGCGGGCAACCTGTCCAGTACATCTCTTGCGACCAATGCCACCGCCGGCTCGCCGGCGACCTCGCCGCAGACGCCAAATACCCCCGCTTCCACCGTGAGCACAACCTCTTCTGCCGCCGCGCCTGTCCTGCCCCATTTGAAGGAGACCAAGTTCTACAAGAGGGTCTTGACGGAGGATATCGAGCCGACCCTTCGATTGGACAGCGCGCCTGGCCTTTCTTGGCTCGCTCGCCGGAGCGTATTGACTGCCATGACGGAAGGAACATTGGTTGTTGAGCCCGCGCCGTCCACGACCACTGGCAGATTTGGCAGAATCATGAGACCTGAATTGATCCCATGCTCTCTATGCGGCGAGCAGAGGACTGAAGAGCAGTATCTTCGGACACATCGTTTCCGCACCAGCGAGTCCGACTCGGCACAAAACGCATATCCCCTTTGCAAATACTGTCTTGGTCGGGTTCGGTCCACTTGCGATTTCCTCGGGTTTTTGCGTATTGTGAAGGACGGCCATTGGcgtgccgaggacgaggatgctGAACGGGCCGCTTGGGAGGAGAGCGTTCGGTTGAGAGATCAGATGTTCTGGAGCCGCATCGGAGGTGGCGTCGTGCCTGGAGGGCATGTTCACCGAGGAGTCTCCAGTGTTGCGCCTAGCATCCGCGGCGAGAGAAGCCCGAGGCCGAGCCACGAAATCTCGGAGAAGTTTGCAGATGTACCCGAGGTTCCCGAACCTGTCGACGCGGCCAAAGAGCTGCCCAAAACGCCTGAGCAGCGCCCCGCAGACGAGACGCTGCCTGTTCCTCAAGCGCCACCTGCGCTTGACAAagtcgaggaggttgacgacgacaagaCACCACCTGCCGTGGTCGAGGACGACTCCAAAACACCCCCGGCGGCGATCAAGGACGAAAAACCAGCACCCGCAGTGGAAGAGTCTCAGATCCCGCCACCAGCCCTTGATGAGCCTGTCCAGTCCCTCAAGCCGCAACCATCTGTCCAACAAGTCGAGGTTAAGCCTCTGTCTTTGACGATACCCTGA
- a CDS encoding uncharacterized protein (COG:U; EggNog:ENOG503Q4UF) — MQSMQRQFGKLLNKGPGDNAKVSVLLKDYEDADKVLATLIENARAWRDSWDSLINSQHNMVVEFEGLYDPIVGATDGHGREAAPTPQLQLERTLRLKETYGDLKTELLQEIVAIEERILRPATDARSYITPIRRTIKKRENKRLDYEKVQDKTLKLQRKPGRNAKEDASLAKHQDELSRVADEFNIADEHLRQTLPPLVEATFSIVPPLLAALVLIQNRLLGLYYTTLHNYCEDSNFPSPAPPMEDVIAVWNAACSPVQSQIEHISFIRHKGGYTQPPPSNGYRRTPSGLIPSTNSSSNSLQPRPMRIPSSHALKPPSPSPSPATTPPSSFSSRRPEWANPTEFTTASHLGGANIDRSKPARERSVSPNPAVGSIMVNGGLVVKKRPPPPPPPKKPALVQEQWVVALYPFAGQGRGDLSFDEGERIKVVTKTQTDQDWWVGELRGVRGSFPANYCRPA, encoded by the exons ATGCAGTCAATGCAAAGACAGTTTGGCAAGCTCTTGAACAAGGGCCCCGGCGACAATGCCAAAGTGTCTGTTCTCCTGAAGGATTATGAGGATGCAGACAAGGTTCTTGCTACG CTGATTGAGAATGCTCGTGCATGGAGAGACTCGTGGGATTCCCTGATCAACTCGCAACACAACATGGTGGTTGAGTTCGAGGGCCTGTATGATCCCATTGTAGGAGCCACGGATGGCCATGGCCGTGAGGCAGCCCCGACCCCTCAGTTACAGCTAGAACGCACTCTCCGTTTGAAGGAAACGTATGGCGACCTCAAGACAGAGCTGTTGCAAGAGATTGTGGCCATTGAGGAACGCATTCTGAGGCCGGCAACGGATGCGCGGTCCTACATCACCCCCATTCGCAGGACGATCAAGAAGCGCGAGAACAAAAGACTGGACTACGAAAAGGTCCAGGACAAGACGCTGAAGCTCCAACGAAAACCCGGACGCAACGCCAAGGAAGATGCATCTCTTGCAAAGCATCAGGATGAGCTGTCTCGTGTGGCTGAT GAGTTCAACATTGCAGATGAGCACCTCCGCCAAACGCTGCCCCCTCTTGTCGAGGCGACCTTCAGCATcgtccctcccctcctcgctGCTCTGGTCCTCATCCAGAACAGGCTTCTGGGCCTCTAttacaccaccctccacaacTACTGCGAGGACTCCAACTTCCCCTCGCCCGCTCCCCCAATGGAAGACGTGATTGCAGTCTGGAACGCCGCCTGCAGCCCCGTCCAATCCCAAATCGAACACATCAGTTTCATCCGCCACAAAGGCGGCTACACCCAACCTCCGCCTTCAAACGGCTACAGGCGCACGCCTTCTGGCCTCATccccagcaccaacagcagcagcaacagcctccaaccccgccccaTGCGGATCCCATCATCTCACGCCCTcaaaccaccctctccctccccatccccggcaacaacacccccttcgTCTTTCAGCTCCCGCCGACCGGAGTGGGCCAACCCGACAGAGTTCACCACGGCGTCTCACCTCGGCGGAGCGAATATCGATCGTTCAAAGCCGGCCCGTGAGCGGTCTGTTTCGCCAAATCCAGCGGTGGGAAGTATCATGGTCAacggggggttggtggtgaagaaacggcctcctcctccaccgccgccgaagaAGCCCGCGTTGGTGCAGGAGCAGTGGGTTGTGGCGCTGTACCCGTTTGCTGGGCAGGGGCGGGGAGATCTGAGTTTTGATGAAGGGGAGCGGATCAAGGTGGTGACCAAGACGCAGACGGACCAGGattggtgggtgggggagttgaggggggttaggGGGAGCTTTCCGGCGAATTATTGCCGGCCTGCTTGA